In the genome of Rhodothermales bacterium, one region contains:
- a CDS encoding sigma-70 family RNA polymerase sigma factor, whose protein sequence is MLLSSNQLDALRTRLLDYVQSRVRTSDDAEDVVQDILVRVWQRQDTLKSEDRILPWLYAIARNAVTDYWRRSKPDRTVPLNDETDLSGESLDMSAYAALSNCLLPFLEDLPEDWRMAVEMTEFQGLTQAEMGERLGLSVSGAKSRVQRARSRLKDDLLSCCRVAFDSRGGVLEAHCGTGEPCTGDCP, encoded by the coding sequence ATGCTGCTGAGCAGCAACCAACTCGACGCGCTGCGTACGCGGCTCCTGGACTACGTCCAGAGCCGCGTACGCACGTCTGACGACGCCGAGGATGTCGTTCAGGACATCCTCGTGCGCGTCTGGCAGCGCCAGGATACCCTTAAATCCGAGGACCGGATACTCCCGTGGCTGTATGCCATTGCGCGCAATGCGGTTACGGATTATTGGCGGCGGTCCAAACCCGATCGGACGGTACCGCTGAACGACGAAACGGACCTGTCTGGAGAATCCTTGGACATGTCAGCCTACGCTGCGCTCTCGAACTGCCTGCTTCCGTTCCTGGAGGATCTCCCTGAAGACTGGCGGATGGCCGTTGAAATGACGGAGTTCCAGGGGTTGACCCAGGCTGAGATGGGCGAGCGTCTGGGCCTCTCCGTGTCCGGAGCCAAGTCCCGCGTCCAACGCGCCCGTAGTCGTCTGAAAGACGACCTGCTGTCGTGCTGCCGGGTTGCCTTTGACAGCCGCGGAGGCGTTCTTGAGGCTCACTGTGGAACCGGCGAACCCTGCACAGGCGACTGCCCATGA
- the lpdA gene encoding dihydrolipoyl dehydrogenase, translating into MAAASYDVVVIGSGPGGYETAIRSTQLGLKTAIVEKNKLGGVCLNIGCIPTKALLKSAEIMEYTRHAADYGLNIEGSVTADFAKVIDRSRGVANQMNKGVEFLMKKNKIDVHYGFATLTAKDTIQVEPSTDMDGNKQGDKATLKAKHIIIATGARPRELPSLPIDGKKIISSTEAMLQKEQPKRLVIVGAGAIGVEFAYFYHNMGTEVTIVELMDRIVPVEDKDVSRELAKAFKKMGINVLTGASVEKVDTKGKTLKATVKTKKGEEVIECDQVLSAVGVAGNIENLGLEKVGVKTERGAIVIDEFGRTSVDNIYAIGDVAGPPWLAHKASHEGVICVEKIAGKDVHALDKSNIPGCTYCQPQIASVGYTEEKAKEAGYDLKVGKFPFSINGKSVAMGHSEGFVKVIFDAKYGEFLGCHIIGYDATELIAEVVVARTLETTAHEIMDSIHPHPTLSEAIMEATRVAYGIPMNT; encoded by the coding sequence ATGGCTGCAGCATCCTACGACGTCGTCGTCATCGGTTCGGGCCCCGGAGGCTACGAGACCGCCATCCGCTCCACACAACTCGGCCTCAAGACGGCCATCGTCGAAAAGAACAAGTTGGGTGGCGTGTGCCTCAACATCGGCTGCATTCCGACGAAAGCGCTGCTCAAGAGCGCCGAAATCATGGAGTACACCCGTCACGCGGCCGACTACGGGCTGAACATCGAAGGGTCGGTCACCGCGGACTTCGCCAAGGTCATTGACCGCAGCCGCGGCGTCGCGAACCAGATGAACAAGGGCGTCGAGTTCCTCATGAAGAAGAACAAGATCGACGTGCATTATGGATTCGCCACACTGACCGCCAAGGATACCATCCAGGTCGAGCCCTCCACCGACATGGACGGCAACAAACAGGGCGACAAGGCCACCCTCAAGGCGAAGCACATCATCATTGCCACCGGTGCCCGCCCCCGCGAACTGCCCTCCCTGCCCATTGACGGCAAGAAGATCATTTCGTCCACCGAGGCCATGCTCCAGAAAGAGCAGCCCAAGCGTCTGGTCATTGTCGGCGCCGGAGCCATCGGGGTCGAGTTCGCCTACTTCTACCACAACATGGGTACGGAAGTCACGATCGTCGAGCTCATGGACCGCATCGTCCCGGTCGAAGACAAGGACGTCTCGCGTGAACTCGCGAAGGCATTCAAGAAGATGGGCATCAATGTCCTGACAGGCGCGTCGGTCGAGAAAGTCGATACCAAGGGCAAGACCCTGAAGGCCACGGTCAAGACCAAGAAGGGCGAGGAAGTCATTGAATGCGACCAGGTCCTATCGGCGGTCGGCGTGGCCGGCAACATCGAAAACCTCGGCCTGGAAAAGGTGGGCGTGAAAACCGAGCGCGGTGCCATTGTCATTGACGAATTCGGCCGCACGAGCGTCGACAACATCTATGCCATCGGCGACGTTGCCGGACCCCCGTGGCTGGCCCACAAGGCCTCCCACGAAGGCGTCATCTGCGTCGAGAAGATTGCCGGCAAGGACGTGCATGCCCTCGACAAGTCCAACATTCCCGGTTGTACCTACTGCCAGCCGCAGATTGCCAGCGTCGGCTACACCGAAGAGAAAGCAAAAGAGGCCGGATACGACCTCAAGGTGGGCAAATTCCCGTTCTCCATCAACGGCAAGTCCGTGGCCATGGGTCACAGCGAAGGATTCGTCAAGGTCATTTTCGATGCGAAATACGGCGAATTCCTGGGCTGCCACATCATTGGATACGATGCGACCGAACTGATTGCCGAAGTGGTCGTGGCCCGCACGCTGGAAACGACCGCCCACGAGATCATGGATTCCATCCATCCGCATCCGACGCTTTCGGAAGCCATCATGGAAGCCACCCGCGTGGCCTACGGCATCCCCATGAATACCTGA
- the rpiB gene encoding ribose 5-phosphate isomerase B — MPGKPVITEDHVRTAVRAGQRQLIVPPRALVTPLAADTARAAGIELVRGVPPEPGSASPPHHAPPPRTLAIGADHGGFELKQTLAEQLRKDGWHVIDIGTDSPASCDYPDFAYGVARLVATGKAAYGIMIDGAGIGSSMVCNKVPGVRAACAYNEFTAWNARAHNNANVLTLGSRTLGIEVIKGILRVFLETSFEGGRHAKRVDKMTDMESR, encoded by the coding sequence ATGCCAGGAAAACCCGTCATAACCGAAGACCACGTACGCACGGCTGTCCGGGCCGGGCAGCGACAATTGATCGTTCCACCACGGGCGCTCGTGACTCCCCTCGCTGCGGACACCGCCCGCGCGGCAGGAATTGAACTGGTCCGGGGTGTGCCACCTGAACCGGGCTCGGCGTCCCCTCCGCACCACGCCCCACCCCCACGGACCCTGGCCATCGGCGCCGATCACGGTGGATTCGAACTCAAGCAGACGCTCGCCGAACAGCTCCGCAAGGACGGCTGGCATGTGATTGACATCGGGACGGACTCGCCCGCATCGTGTGACTACCCGGACTTTGCCTATGGTGTAGCCCGCCTGGTCGCCACCGGAAAAGCGGCGTACGGCATCATGATTGATGGCGCCGGCATCGGCTCCAGCATGGTATGCAACAAGGTCCCGGGCGTCCGCGCCGCCTGCGCATACAATGAATTCACGGCCTGGAACGCACGGGCCCACAACAATGCCAACGTCCTCACGCTGGGCAGTCGAACGTTGGGCATTGAAGTCATCAAGGGCATCCTGCGTGTTTTCCTGGAGACGTCGTTCGAGGGCGGCCGTCATGCCAAGCGGGTCGACAAGATGACGGACATGGAGTCGCGGTAG
- a CDS encoding peptidoglycan DD-metalloendopeptidase family protein has protein sequence MRTYPLCRIAVFLVAAGLSGLAVPHAFAQETAVRETEARLQQLRQQIADDELRLQSTEQEEQASARQLADLNRQIAMREELVDVYAKRISEMRAEEDSLASLVASQEADLAELKRDYTARATHAYKYGRQHDVALILAAESINQMLIRIGYLRRFSNERRGRLNALNDANQQLNEAREALSARLVDMQILLTQADREQERLANLKTDRETEVRRLRSLRVDLSQELENKRTMARELSDRIAALIASARPVPAEPGAVAGGFPRAGSLDAATLSALGASFRSAQGRMPWPATGSVQEPFGEVTNPVYGTRTPNPGILIATGPSAEIRAVAAGRVSTVDVMPDIGSYIIVEHGDYHTVYGNFSLIYTQAGAMIEPGDVIGRGGTTNEPRGNAVFFSIFENAVPVDPARWLAPR, from the coding sequence ATGCGGACATATCCCCTCTGCCGGATTGCGGTATTCCTGGTCGCGGCTGGACTCTCGGGACTGGCAGTTCCTCACGCGTTCGCGCAGGAAACGGCCGTCAGGGAGACCGAGGCGCGCCTCCAGCAGTTGCGCCAGCAGATCGCAGACGATGAACTCCGACTCCAATCCACCGAGCAGGAGGAGCAGGCGTCAGCCCGCCAGTTGGCCGACCTCAACCGTCAGATCGCCATGCGCGAGGAGCTCGTGGACGTCTATGCGAAGCGGATTTCCGAAATGCGGGCCGAGGAAGACTCGTTGGCATCCCTCGTCGCATCCCAGGAAGCCGATCTGGCCGAACTCAAACGGGACTATACGGCGCGCGCGACGCACGCCTACAAATACGGGCGGCAACACGACGTGGCGCTCATCCTGGCGGCCGAGTCCATCAACCAGATGCTCATCCGGATCGGGTACCTGCGGCGCTTCTCGAACGAACGGAGGGGGCGCCTGAATGCGCTGAACGATGCGAACCAGCAACTGAATGAAGCCCGGGAGGCGCTGTCGGCGCGACTGGTCGACATGCAGATCCTGCTTACCCAGGCCGATCGCGAGCAGGAACGGCTGGCCAATCTGAAAACCGATCGGGAGACGGAGGTCCGTCGTCTGCGTTCGCTCCGCGTCGACCTGTCCCAGGAACTGGAAAACAAGCGGACCATGGCGCGGGAGCTGAGTGACCGGATTGCCGCACTCATTGCGAGTGCCCGGCCCGTGCCCGCAGAGCCCGGTGCGGTCGCTGGGGGCTTTCCCCGTGCCGGATCCCTGGATGCGGCCACACTTTCAGCGCTCGGTGCCTCCTTCCGTTCGGCCCAGGGTCGTATGCCGTGGCCGGCCACCGGAAGTGTCCAGGAGCCGTTCGGGGAAGTCACGAATCCCGTTTACGGAACACGCACGCCGAATCCAGGCATCCTGATTGCCACGGGTCCCTCGGCGGAAATCCGGGCCGTGGCGGCCGGTCGGGTGTCCACGGTGGATGTCATGCCGGATATCGGGTCGTACATCATTGTCGAACATGGGGATTACCACACTGTTTACGGCAATTTCTCGCTCATCTACACGCAGGCCGGGGCGATGATCGAACCGGGCGATGTCATCGGGCGCGGCGGCACGACCAACGAACCCCGGGGTAATGCCGTATTCTTCAGTATTTTCGAGAATGCCGTGCCGGTCGATCCCGCGCGATGGTTGGCTCCGCGATAA
- a CDS encoding DUF4292 domain-containing protein, whose amino-acid sequence MRCVLAVLLPAVLLAACASGPVVVSNADVAGWPNHTARDILRHLPMAPSDLDELSAVAEVSVASPEESGRFSARIAYRRDDSMLVRIRFPLGIEGARVLVTRDSAFVYDRTEGTLVAGTPDNISAVLPVAVAGTDLVTLATGFIHPDPRLDWQVRTDSLLYELRAPDTGDRWLIDPVEWRVVFVEFRNPDGAIREQRWYASFDDMDGIRVPRRVSVSHPIQKTRLVMALSRLDTSPGQLAFDLGLASDVKRYVIE is encoded by the coding sequence ATGAGGTGCGTACTGGCTGTGCTGTTGCCGGCCGTGCTGCTTGCGGCCTGCGCTTCGGGGCCCGTGGTCGTGTCGAACGCGGACGTGGCCGGTTGGCCGAACCATACGGCCCGGGATATCCTGCGCCACCTCCCAATGGCTCCATCCGACCTGGACGAGCTTTCAGCGGTCGCCGAAGTAAGCGTGGCGTCTCCGGAAGAATCCGGACGTTTTTCTGCCCGCATTGCCTACAGGCGGGACGACTCCATGCTCGTCCGCATCCGGTTTCCGCTGGGCATTGAAGGCGCGCGCGTCCTGGTCACCCGGGATTCCGCGTTCGTCTACGACCGAACGGAAGGCACCCTGGTCGCCGGGACACCGGATAACATTTCGGCCGTCCTGCCGGTTGCGGTGGCAGGTACGGATCTGGTGACCCTTGCAACGGGCTTCATCCATCCGGATCCACGGCTTGATTGGCAGGTCCGGACGGACAGTCTGCTGTATGAATTGCGTGCACCCGACACCGGAGACCGTTGGCTCATCGATCCCGTGGAATGGCGCGTCGTCTTCGTGGAGTTCAGGAACCCGGACGGTGCCATCCGTGAACAACGCTGGTACGCATCGTTCGACGACATGGACGGCATACGCGTGCCCCGGCGTGTCAGCGTATCGCATCCCATTCAGAAAACCCGACTCGTCATGGCATTGAGCCGCCTCGATACATCGCCGGGCCAACTTGCCTTCGATCTGGGCCTTGCGTCGGATGTGAAGCGCTACGTGATCGAATGA
- a CDS encoding tetratricopeptide repeat protein, translated as MFRILLLLALLAPSAMAQSGGSASEQALVRGLTHMRTANWDAAIAVFMEAIRAAPEEPALLVAMSEAQYASGDPESALFYSSAAASLAPDRVEVLHVHANVLLGSGRMDDALHVLQGMVDAHPTDLQAATRLLSLYLQLDRIPDAVAMDASLAAQFGAHPDLVTLRADALERAGELPRLISLLQEVAAYRNVDQRLAEAHARNNDLQAAARIWLDLLPDAKAQENLAAVVDRIADPALRAEIRAADVTGAAAPSETVPLDVRARTLLDAGRLEEAARTIEELVEKDPRQLDLWVEGVTALNTLSEWKRAAALGTDGLVLYPNYGPLVLPTAEALAADGRTAEAVAMARSALERSRESDPWTAPLRRLLTALDSPQ; from the coding sequence ATGTTCCGAATCCTCTTACTTCTGGCCCTCCTGGCCCCGTCGGCAATGGCGCAGTCGGGTGGCTCCGCTTCGGAACAAGCCCTTGTCCGCGGCCTGACGCACATGCGCACCGCCAACTGGGACGCCGCTATAGCCGTCTTCATGGAGGCCATCCGCGCCGCGCCCGAGGAGCCCGCCCTGCTGGTGGCCATGAGTGAGGCCCAGTACGCGTCCGGCGATCCTGAATCGGCGCTGTTCTACAGTTCGGCTGCGGCCAGCCTGGCCCCGGACCGGGTTGAAGTCCTGCACGTGCATGCCAACGTTTTGCTCGGTTCCGGGCGTATGGACGATGCGCTCCACGTGCTTCAAGGCATGGTCGATGCCCACCCCACGGACCTCCAGGCTGCTACGCGCCTGCTGTCGCTGTACCTGCAACTTGACCGCATTCCGGACGCCGTGGCCATGGATGCGTCGCTCGCTGCGCAGTTCGGAGCCCATCCCGACCTGGTGACGCTGCGGGCCGATGCACTGGAGCGTGCCGGCGAGCTGCCCCGCCTCATTTCGCTTCTGCAGGAGGTCGCCGCCTACCGGAACGTGGACCAACGCCTTGCCGAGGCCCATGCCCGCAACAATGACCTTCAGGCGGCCGCTCGAATCTGGCTGGACCTGCTGCCCGACGCCAAGGCACAGGAAAATCTGGCCGCCGTCGTCGACCGGATTGCCGATCCTGCGCTTCGCGCGGAAATCAGGGCCGCGGATGTGACGGGTGCCGCCGCGCCCTCTGAAACCGTGCCCCTGGATGTCCGTGCCAGAACGCTGCTGGATGCCGGACGACTGGAAGAGGCCGCCCGGACCATTGAAGAGCTGGTGGAAAAGGATCCCCGGCAGCTGGACCTGTGGGTGGAGGGCGTAACGGCGCTGAACACCCTGTCCGAATGGAAACGTGCGGCCGCATTGGGGACGGACGGCCTGGTGCTGTACCCCAATTACGGGCCCCTCGTCCTTCCTACGGCCGAGGCACTGGCGGCCGACGGACGCACCGCCGAGGCCGTAGCCATGGCCCGTTCCGCGCTTGAACGTTCCCGCGAGTCCGACCCCTGGACCGCCCCCCTGCGACGCCTTCTGACGGCCTTGGACAGTCCACAATGA
- a CDS encoding CBS domain-containing protein translates to MGQHDVSQHFDPATIRRFTRQLMNDVRAMEFMLTEGMFESGVHRIGAEQELFLIDHRHHPAPLAEEVLALSENHRLVNELTRFNLEINLDPHDFKGTCLSDVERDLNEMLAYTRTLTSQVGADIALAGILPTIHAWDLRIENMAPKPRYFALNDTIMALKGGRAQYHIRGTDELFFQHDNIMMEGCNTSFQIHFQVSPEDFAHYYNIAQLVSAPSLAAATNSPVLFGKRLWRETRIALFQQAVDTRSSNMYLREMSPRVHFGSEWVNESVLEIFQEDIARFRIIMTSDYENPFDVLKAGKIPKLQALQLHNGTVYRWNRACYGISNGKPHVRIENRLIPSGPTPVDEVANAAFWLGLIKGIARQHDDIRPLLDFDDAKSNFIAAARQGLASEINWIDGRRWPVVDLIRERLIEVARDGLEHSGISTADIDKYIGIISERVSARMTGSQWQLLSLAKMKREGSTRAERLDALVAAMVEHQKTGEPGHTWALADLNRQPLKGIRGTRVEHFMTTDLFTVRQDELIDFVAVLMNWRHIRHVLVEDRQHRLVGLVTNRALLRALAEYKAAGNTDDIPVSEIMVKEPIHVGPETPTIDAIRLMRESGVGALPVVHIGELVGIITETDFNRLAARFFDEEAAPDVS, encoded by the coding sequence ATGGGACAACACGACGTCTCCCAGCATTTTGACCCGGCGACCATCCGGCGTTTTACCCGGCAACTCATGAATGACGTGCGTGCCATGGAGTTCATGCTGACCGAAGGTATGTTCGAAAGTGGCGTGCACCGGATAGGAGCCGAGCAGGAACTGTTCCTGATTGATCACAGGCATCACCCGGCGCCACTCGCCGAGGAAGTTCTGGCGCTGTCGGAGAATCACCGACTGGTCAACGAGCTGACGCGCTTCAATCTGGAAATCAATCTGGACCCCCACGATTTCAAGGGCACGTGCCTTTCCGACGTCGAGCGGGATTTGAATGAGATGCTGGCCTATACGCGCACGTTGACCTCCCAGGTGGGGGCGGACATCGCGTTGGCGGGCATTTTGCCGACCATCCATGCGTGGGATCTGCGCATTGAAAACATGGCGCCGAAGCCCCGGTATTTTGCGCTGAACGATACGATCATGGCGTTGAAGGGGGGGCGGGCGCAGTATCACATCCGGGGCACGGACGAACTGTTCTTCCAGCATGACAACATCATGATGGAGGGGTGCAACACCAGTTTCCAGATCCACTTCCAGGTGTCGCCTGAGGATTTCGCCCACTACTACAATATTGCCCAGCTGGTATCGGCACCCTCCCTGGCGGCTGCCACGAACTCACCGGTGCTGTTCGGGAAGCGACTGTGGCGGGAAACCCGGATTGCGCTCTTCCAGCAGGCCGTCGACACGCGCAGCAGCAACATGTATCTGCGGGAAATGAGCCCGCGCGTGCACTTCGGTTCGGAATGGGTGAACGAGTCGGTGCTGGAGATATTCCAGGAGGACATTGCCCGCTTCCGGATAATCATGACCAGTGACTACGAGAATCCCTTCGATGTGCTCAAGGCGGGTAAAATCCCGAAGCTGCAGGCCCTGCAATTGCACAACGGAACGGTCTACCGGTGGAACCGGGCCTGTTACGGGATCAGTAACGGCAAGCCCCACGTCCGCATTGAGAACCGCCTCATCCCTTCCGGACCCACGCCCGTGGATGAAGTGGCCAATGCCGCGTTCTGGCTTGGACTGATCAAGGGGATTGCCCGCCAGCACGACGACATCCGGCCCTTGTTGGACTTCGACGATGCCAAGAGCAATTTCATTGCGGCTGCGAGGCAGGGGCTGGCATCGGAAATCAACTGGATTGACGGTCGCCGATGGCCCGTCGTGGATCTTATCCGGGAGCGCCTGATCGAGGTGGCGCGGGACGGGTTGGAACACTCCGGCATCAGTACGGCCGACATCGACAAGTACATCGGCATCATTTCGGAGCGGGTCTCAGCCCGGATGACGGGATCGCAGTGGCAGCTGCTGTCCCTGGCCAAGATGAAACGGGAAGGCAGTACACGTGCTGAACGGCTGGACGCCCTGGTCGCCGCCATGGTGGAGCATCAGAAGACCGGTGAACCGGGTCATACCTGGGCATTGGCGGATTTGAACCGTCAACCACTGAAAGGCATCCGGGGCACGCGGGTGGAGCACTTCATGACCACCGATCTGTTCACGGTGCGGCAGGATGAACTCATCGATTTCGTGGCCGTCCTCATGAACTGGCGACACATCCGGCACGTGCTGGTCGAGGACCGGCAGCACCGGCTTGTGGGCCTGGTAACGAACCGGGCGCTGCTGCGCGCCCTGGCCGAATACAAGGCCGCGGGCAACACGGATGACATTCCCGTGTCGGAGATCATGGTGAAGGAACCCATCCACGTGGGGCCCGAAACGCCCACCATCGACGCCATCCGCCTCATGCGGGAAAGCGGGGTGGGGGCGTTGCCTGTCGTCCACATCGGCGAACTGGTCGGCATCATCACCGAGACCGACTTCAATCGCCTGGCGGCGCGGTTCTTCGACGAGGAAGCGGCGCCAGACGTCAGTTGA
- a CDS encoding energy transducer TonB, with the protein MRHPFLIGKFLPAYGRSFGRLPKTPLTDGAIPKETLEARFAERGSSYRARRNEYLTTGQAGVVLSIGLMLVAFRLDFTADAVTFDNAPDQEVVQMEEILQTQQVPKPPPPPRPPVPVEVPDDIDLDEEELDLDAFLDMDAPSDLPPPLPPGPAEVEEDENEIFTVVEQAPEIIGGLQKLYELVEYPALARKSGLEGTVVVQIVVNADGTPSDPTIARGVHKVLDDAAIEGVMQLRFEPAMQRSRPVRVYMTLPVRFRLN; encoded by the coding sequence ATGCGTCACCCCTTCCTGATCGGAAAATTCCTCCCTGCTTATGGCCGTTCCTTCGGCCGTCTTCCGAAGACCCCGTTGACCGACGGGGCCATCCCGAAAGAAACCCTCGAAGCGCGGTTCGCGGAGCGCGGCAGCAGCTACCGGGCCCGCCGCAACGAGTACCTCACGACCGGCCAGGCCGGTGTCGTTCTGTCCATCGGTCTCATGCTGGTGGCCTTCCGCCTGGACTTCACGGCCGATGCGGTCACGTTCGACAATGCGCCCGACCAGGAAGTGGTCCAGATGGAGGAAATCCTGCAGACCCAGCAGGTCCCGAAGCCTCCGCCGCCGCCTCGCCCTCCGGTGCCGGTGGAAGTCCCCGACGACATTGACCTCGACGAAGAGGAATTGGATCTGGATGCCTTCCTGGACATGGATGCGCCGTCCGACCTGCCTCCACCCCTCCCGCCGGGACCAGCAGAAGTGGAAGAAGATGAAAATGAGATCTTCACGGTCGTCGAGCAGGCACCGGAAATCATTGGCGGACTGCAGAAACTGTATGAGTTGGTCGAGTATCCCGCACTCGCCCGCAAGTCCGGCCTGGAAGGCACCGTCGTGGTACAGATCGTCGTGAATGCGGACGGCACACCGTCCGACCCGACCATTGCACGCGGCGTCCACAAGGTCCTGGACGATGCGGCCATCGAGGGTGTCATGCAGCTCCGGTTCGAACCAGCCATGCAGCGCAGCCGTCCGGTTCGCGTGTACATGACACTGCCGGTCCGCTTCCGCCTCAACTGA
- a CDS encoding TfoX/Sxy family DNA transformation protein translates to MPHMSLPGDHEPVTALRNLGPASAEWLRNVDIVTVGDLRKLGAVLAWKIVRQRHPEANLLLLHALHAALEDRHWQDLSKEEKDALKAEADEPLGMR, encoded by the coding sequence ATGCCGCATATGTCATTGCCTGGTGATCATGAACCGGTCACGGCTCTCCGGAACCTCGGTCCCGCATCCGCAGAATGGCTTCGGAATGTGGATATCGTGACCGTGGGCGATCTCAGGAAGCTCGGTGCGGTCCTGGCGTGGAAAATTGTCCGACAGCGTCATCCCGAAGCCAATCTCCTGCTTCTCCACGCACTCCATGCCGCGCTCGAGGACAGGCACTGGCAGGATTTGAGCAAGGAAGAAAAAGACGCCCTGAAGGCCGAGGCGGACGAACCTCTGGGCATGCGCTGA
- a CDS encoding M28 family metallopeptidase — translation MRSLFCSLALLFTLGSAARPATAQATLPPDDNVERIIEAAMADSAAWDRLAYLTDTFGPRFSGSANLERAIEWIQEEMKRDGLENVRGEPVMVPNWVRGDEKLVILEPHERELGVLGLGGSIGTGPGGVTGEVLVVNSFDELAAAPERAVGKIVLWNVAFTSYGATVAYRSQGAIRAAAAGAIASLVRSVGPFSMYTPHTGNSAYDENIPRIPHAAITVEDAMMMQRMQDRGQTIRVRLEMDAQWLPDALSHNVVGEITGSEFPDEIIVMGGHIDSWDVGTGAMDDAGGCVVAWEALRIMKDLGLRPKRTIRVVMWTNEENGLRGGNAYRDAHEAELDNHVLAMESDAGVFKPIGFGFTGSNRAFDLIQAIGKRLEPLGSGTITRGGGGADIGPIMQRGVPGMGLNVDGSKYFWYHHTNADYVDKLDPHDVALSTATMAVMAWSVANMDERLPR, via the coding sequence ATGCGTTCTTTGTTCTGTTCCCTTGCCCTGCTCTTTACTCTCGGCTCCGCGGCCAGACCCGCCACTGCCCAGGCCACCCTTCCGCCCGACGACAACGTCGAAAGGATCATTGAAGCCGCCATGGCGGACAGTGCCGCGTGGGACCGCCTGGCCTATCTGACCGATACATTCGGTCCTCGATTCTCTGGCTCCGCCAACTTGGAGCGGGCCATTGAATGGATTCAGGAGGAAATGAAGCGGGACGGACTTGAGAACGTCCGCGGAGAACCCGTCATGGTCCCGAACTGGGTCCGTGGCGACGAGAAGCTGGTCATCCTTGAACCCCACGAACGCGAATTGGGCGTGCTGGGGCTCGGCGGTTCCATTGGCACGGGTCCTGGTGGCGTGACCGGCGAGGTACTCGTAGTGAACTCCTTCGATGAACTCGCTGCGGCACCGGAGCGGGCGGTCGGGAAGATCGTGCTCTGGAACGTGGCCTTCACCTCCTATGGCGCGACCGTCGCGTACCGATCCCAAGGCGCCATCCGCGCGGCTGCGGCGGGCGCCATCGCCAGCCTGGTCCGGTCTGTCGGTCCGTTTTCCATGTATACCCCGCATACGGGCAACTCGGCCTACGATGAAAACATTCCCCGCATTCCGCACGCGGCCATCACGGTGGAAGATGCCATGATGATGCAGCGCATGCAGGACCGGGGGCAGACCATCCGGGTGCGCCTGGAGATGGATGCCCAGTGGCTGCCCGATGCGCTCTCGCACAACGTGGTGGGAGAAATCACGGGATCCGAGTTTCCGGACGAAATCATCGTGATGGGCGGCCACATCGATTCCTGGGATGTCGGTACGGGGGCCATGGATGATGCCGGGGGATGCGTCGTGGCCTGGGAGGCCCTGCGCATCATGAAAGATCTGGGCCTGCGCCCGAAGCGTACCATCCGGGTAGTCATGTGGACCAATGAAGAGAACGGGCTGAGGGGCGGCAATGCCTATCGGGATGCTCATGAAGCTGAACTCGACAACCATGTGCTGGCCATGGAATCGGATGCCGGCGTGTTCAAGCCCATCGGGTTCGGGTTCACAGGCAGCAATCGGGCCTTTGACCTCATCCAGGCCATCGGGAAACGACTGGAGCCCCTCGGTTCTGGTACCATCACCCGGGGCGGAGGCGGAGCCGACATCGGCCCCATCATGCAGCGCGGCGTCCCGGGGATGGGGCTGAACGTGGACGGCTCGAAATACTTCTGGTACCATCACACGAACGCCGACTACGTAGACAAACTGGACCCCCACGACGTGGCCCTGTCCACGGCGACCATGGCCGTCATGGCCTGGTCGGTGGCCAACATGGACGAGAGGCTGCCCCGCTGA